In a genomic window of Quercus lobata isolate SW786 chromosome 4, ValleyOak3.0 Primary Assembly, whole genome shotgun sequence:
- the LOC115985943 gene encoding uncharacterized protein LOC115985943 produces the protein MGIYISFHLAFQAISFRGRGESFSSSNCENFLESLDIVTFWNQKVAEIIEKTPKNATYTSPRIQKEILYVFSAKVKKAIREEIGDAKFCIMANEARDESMEEQMVVPNEQLKVVNANEIARLIDLEELEAGNGYNQIGTLQRPVETCWSSHFRSVSSLLRMFTPTCAVLLNIIDDASDGEHQAEAKLAYNGLTSFEFVFILHLKKETIEITDKPCQHNEQLKVANANEITRLIDLEELEAGNGYNQIGTLQRPVETCWSSHFRSVSSLLRMFTPTCAVLLNIIDDASDGEHQAEAESAYDSLTSFEFVFILHLKKETIEITDKPCQVLQSQS, from the exons ATgggaatatatatatcttttcatCTTGCCTTTCAAGCTATATCTTTTAGAGGTCGAGGTGAAAGCTTTAGTTCATCTAATTGTGAGAACTTTCTTGAATCATTGGATATTGTGACTTTTTGGAATCAGAAAGTTgctgaaataatagaaaaaactccaaaaaatgcAACCTACACATCACCTAGGATTCAAAAGGAAATTCTATATGTTTTCTCAGCCAAAGTGAAGAAGGCCATTCGGGAAGAAATTGGTGATGCAAAGTTTTGCATAATGGCTAATGAAGCTCGTGATGAGTCCATGGAAGAGCAAATGGTTGTG CCTAATGAGCAATTGAAAGTTGTCAATGCTAATGAAATAGCACGTTTGATTGATCTTGAAGAGCTTGAGGCTGGAAATGGATATAATCAAATTGGCACTTTACAACGTCCTGTAGAAACATGTTGGAGTTCACATTTTAGATCAGTTTCTAGCTTATTAAGGATGTTTACTCCAACATGTGCAGTTTTACtaaatataattgatgatgCAAGTGATGGTGAACATCAAGCAGAAGCAAAGTTAGCATATAATGGTTTaacttcatttgaatttgtcttcATCTTGCATCTTAAGAAGGAAACTATAGAGATCACTGATAAACCTTGTCAA CATAATGAGCAATTGAAAGTTGCCAATGCTAATGAAATAACACGTTTGATTGATCTTGAAGAGCTTGAGGCTGGAAATGGATATAATCAAATTGGCACTTTACAACGGCCTGTAGAAACATGTTGGAGTTCACATTTTAGATCAGTTTCTAGCTTATTAAGGATGTTTACTCCAACATGTGCAGTTTTACtaaatataattgatgatgCAAGTGATGGTGAACATCAAGCAGAAGCAGAGTCAGCTTATGATAGTTTaacttcatttgaatttgtcttcATCTTGCATCTTAAGAAGGAAACTATAGAGATCACTGATAAACCTTGTCAAGTTTTGCAAAGCCAATCTTAA